The sequence AAGGTGAAAAACCTTACAATTCCGTTAAATAAACCTTCTCAAACTTAAATGCATGCATCCTCACACATACATATCATTATTGTTCTCTACATTCCACCTGCTAATATGGAAAACCTAACAATTCCATGAAACAACCTTTTCTAAACTTAAATTCTTGTATCCTCAagtaaatacacacacacacacacactaataCCGATTTAGCATCATTCTCGACATTTCACATGCTCGGAAGAACAACTAATAATTCCATGAAACAACCCTTCCCGAAGTTAAATGCATGCATGTTCTCACCTAAATAAATAGCagtgcatgtaaaatatataaccTGCCTCAACAACAGCAATACAAGCATTTTAGTCTTTCATGGCTTCCAAGTGTCCTTCCTTCTGGTTCCTTGTTGTTCTGATACTGTTGATAAATATCATTGATGAGGCTTTGATCTTTGAAACTGAGAGAAAATACAAGTGTTCGACGAAATGCTCAGTGAAAAGTtatgtgtttgatgaaatgcctttTGATTTCATCAACTGGGTATCACTAGTCAACACGGATACAAAGGTGAAAGACTTTGAAAAATAACTTGACCAACCAATCAACTTCTTCCACTATCTATTAATTTATATCTAAAAGGTAAACAGACAAGGAGACACAAAGTGCCACATTCATTGGCTAACACACAAATCTACACCCCATTGGTCACAACCAAACCTTATCCTGCTCCAGCATTGGTCAGGTACTAACTACAAGAGATTACAACAATATGATAATACTACTTTTCTCAAAACACAACCACCTTAACTACCACACTTGAGAAGCAAGCTAACCAGCTTCTCAATAGCACCATGCTTCACCATTCCAATTAGGTACAGTGCCATACTTGCAGAGGATCCTGCTTCCATTCTCTCGCCCATTGCTTGCGAACACCATGCAACACAAAACCCTGACCATTCCTGTGATGATTGCAACCCTTGGATTTCCATGTCCCTCGTCTGCACCCCATCTTCAATCACATCCTCAACACCCCCTCTTGATTGAAGAGTTCTCACCCCAATCAGGCTCCTCATGGCTACATGTTTCTCTGGTGGAAGTGGTTTGGTAAACAGGTCCGCCAGTTGCTCATCTGTGGAACAGTGGTGGAGAGATATTACATTATCTATAACCAGTCCTCTGATAAAATGATAACGCATATTGATGTGCTTAGTTCTCCCATGATGCGCAGGATTCTTGGCCACAACTATTGCCGATTGATTATCACACCACAGACGCGTTGTACTACTGGTTTTATGACCACATTCCTCCAGAATTCTTCGAAACCAAAGAATTTGGTACGCTGCTGATGTTGCCGTGATGTACTCTGCCTCTGTGGTTGTAGAGCAACAATCTCCTGCTTCCTTGAACTCCATGACACTGCACTCTGCCCCAGGGGCGGAGCTACATTGATTTTTGTGGTGTCAAATGACCCcacaaaaattttggaaatatttaaaatattatatatgtattaattatttttgtgaaaatttgtaAATTGACCAATAAGATTAGAAATTTAGGGGTTAATGTgcaaaaacaaattatgaaaacttatgggttattatataaaaattaaaattaaaaagacccatattttttttaacaactttagaaaatataaaactgaaatcattttttgtcttcattattatcaatattttcaaTCTGCTCTCATATCatgttgcttaattttttttttttaattcaaaaattaaactctTGATCTTGATATGGTTTTTTTAACCATCCAAACTACATCAAATAGTTTGATTAAGTTCTGAtatgagtttaaatttttagacttttgaattaattttttaatataagtttttaaacaaatttttttttttattattatttaaaaatttatattgttttaacataataattttatatatgcttGTGCATTTACATGTTTCTTTTATATCATACGTAGTGatattatacttatatattgACACCATTTAATAAATTGTCTGGCTCCGCCACTGCTGCCCCAAATGCACTAGCATCCCTGATGTACTCTTCCAATCAGACAGGGAACCTCCCCAATCACTGTCTAAGTATGATTCTAACAATCCCTCATCGCCCGTGAGAACCACAGCCCAAACTCCTTGGTTCCTGCTAGATATCTCACCACTCATTTTGCTGCTATGAAGTGATCAAAACATGGACCATTAATGAACCTGGACAAATAGCTTACAGCGAAGCAAATGTCAGGCCAAGTGTGGGAAGACATAGTAACTTACAAATGAGACTCCTGTACATTCTTGGATCAACTAATTCAGCCTCTAGAGCTCCCCGAGACCGATCATTCACTCTCACTGGAGTAACAACTAGCTTGCAGTTCACCATCTTGAGCTGTTGTAATAAATTCTCAATGTAATTCTTTTGTTTAATAAAGACGGCACCTGATTCCTTCTTAACTTTGAGTCCGAGGAAGTAACTCAATTCTCCAAAGTCAGACATTTTGAAGGTCTTCATCATTTCtgctttgaattaattaataagagaAATATATGAGCTTGTATAAActatatcatccacatacaggCTTAGTAATAAACTTTCACCACTTGCTTGCTTCTTTCTATATAATGTATGCTCACATTCATTTCTAATAAAGCCCTGCTCTCGAAAATGCTGATCAATTCTACTATACCATGCACGGGGGCTTGTTTCAAGCCATAAAGAGCTTTCTTCAGTCTATAGACTTCATATTCCCTTCCTTAGATTGTATACCCTTCAGGTTGCACCATAAACACTTCCTCTTGAATGTCCCCATTCAAGAAAGCAGACTTGACATCAAAGTGGAATACAGGCAGCCAATGTGGGCCGCCAGCACTAGCACCACCCTCACTATCTCCAATCATGCTACAGGTGAGAAAACTTCCTCATAGTCTACTCCAAATTGCTGGGAATACCCCTTGGCCACCAATCTGGTCTTCACCTTCACAACCTCACCTTGATCATTGATCTTTGACTTATAGATCCACTTCAAACCCACTACATGCTTCCCTGAAGGTAATTGACAAAGTCCCCAGGTATTGTTTTTCTCAATTGATGCAATCTCTGCATTCATTGCCTCTTGTCACTCCTTGTATTTCACtgcttcttaaaaaaaaattggatcaCCTGCACACAATCCAAATGTACAAGTGTTGTAAATATCAGCCAGTAATCAGGTCTTTCTTGGTGgtgtgttgataagtgcttgagtagacatatttttatatatgttttacatgcattgagcatcatttttaccatggttcatgtctcatattgtgtatttggtgttcttttatgcatataggttgtgaatgccttgaagagtaaaaaggaaacaaagataggctataaagacacaatgttgggagttcttattcaattcaaggaccaagacacgagagaagatcataaacgtggagatgtgtgccaacttccaagaagattcaagtcaattcactagttggaagggcacaaaggcagccacatcttcatgttccttctctttgtgaagattgcaagatcgctcaaagatacgtcgataaagaaaagttttatagcctaccacatggacgtgtgcccggacatgtggcctcaagagaagagtgtttgaaccgcgttttgtgaaagtactgtagcgaaacactgtagcaaaattactgttcacgcggccacgaggaaattcctgcagcccacgcgggcgcgtggaaaatcaaTTGGGATgtgtttatgaaaataaatgccaaagttataaatttataaaatatttttatcaactatgcattcttatttaatttagaaTTGTTTATAACCTAATTAATTACGATTACATGTTAGGAACTAATGACAATATCCAAGCcacatatgaaaaatatgatttccaaattcaaacttatttaaaattttaaaactaaatatgtTGCTTCCCGAATCTGCAAAATCCATCTAGtttactccctccattccttttTAGCTATCACAAATCTATGTTcgtttttatctgtcattttctaacatcaagaagcatttattatttttttttccaaaattacccttaacactttattcaattcttttcttggaattaaatatgaaagagaaatatgaagatataaattaggggcaattttggaaagataactaattttgtataaaattttgtgaaataactaaatttcttggtatgtgagattcggttaaccacgacagataaaaatgaAGGGAGGGAGTAgtattttaagtaaaaaaaaattcaaataataagtCACAACGTCAACAAATGTTAATAAACAATCTTCACAAACTTTCAAATATAACTATTGTTTAGCATTGTTgccaaatttttgtttttgttgtctaTTTCAAATTtcagaaacaaaataagaaaaacacattTGGCAAGCaatttttgtttccaaaaattttggaaacaacattaatgttttcaaaaaaatggaaacgcaatttttatgttttcaactattttgaaacatttccaaaacatgAACCTATCTCATTAAATACATTAATTACAATCTTTTCCTCATAGCCATTAATGGTTTAAACAAATGTGTCGGCTCATCTTTCGAGAGGTGCAACCtcattttttcttcataatactttttcttgattttttccaatctcaaaatttattttctcccatctctttttttatatttatttgtaattattttcaaattgttaGGAAGTTTGAGATAAAGATGGTTAgaaatttcagatttttcttgtgaaatctccttcattattttttcttttttaaatcttttcaaATTATCACAAAGATCTATATATCATGTGTTTTTCGTCATTaatacaattttataaaaatttgacatcttattatttttatatttttataaaaatatatataaaaaaaacttcgtTTACtaatacaaattaattttgTGTTCTAATATaaagaatataataatttaaaaatatataaattaaaaaataatacaaaatttataattttttttttattttatgttttttttttgctttctgaAACATACAATTTTTGTAtccaaacatatttttgttttcaaaaaattaacatcagaacaaaaacaaaacaaaaacgaaacataaaaagaaacaaaaagcaaaaaaacataaaaacaaaaaaacaacgcAAAACGACCCTAaagtatatttttgtatatacatcataaatcatataatatttgtaattgttgaaaaacacatttttcttatataatttatgttattaatttaaatcaatatagaaaaaaatagaattatgtaagtcataattataaaaataaaatcatgaatgtACACATCCCTTCAAGGAAGGCAATACGTAACTTCCANNNNNNNNNNNNNNNNNNNNNNNNNNNNNNNNNNNNNNNNNNNNNNNNNNNNNNNNNNNNNNNNNNNNNNNNNNNNNNNNNNNNNNNNNNNNNNNNNNNNNNNNNNNNNNNNNNNNNNNNNNNNNNNNNNNNNNNNNNNNNNNNNNNNNNNNNNNNNNNNNNNNNNNNNNNNNNNNNNNNNNNNNNNNNNNNNNNNNNNNNNNNNNNNNNNNNNNNNNNNNNNNNNNNNNNNNNNNNNNNNNNNNNNNNNNNNNNNNNNNNNNNNNNNNNNNNNNNNNNNNNNNNNNNNNNNNNNNNNNNNNNNNNNNNNNNNNNNNNNNNNNNNNNNNNNNNNNNNNNNNNNNNNNNNNNNNNNNNNNNNNNNNNNNNNNNNNNNNNNNNNNNNNNNNNNNNNNNNNNNNNNNNNNNNNNNNNNNNNNNNNNNNNNNNNNNNNNNNNNNNNNNNNNNNNNNNNNNNNNNNNNNNNNNNNNNNNNNNNNNNNNNNNNNNNNNNNNNNNNNNNNNNNNNNNNNNNNNNNNNNNNNNNNNNNNNNNNNNNNNNNNNNNNNNNNNNNNNNNNNNNNNNNNNNNNNNNNNNNNNNNNNNNNNNNNNNNNNNNNNNNNNNNNNNNNNNNNNNNNNNNNNNNNNNNNNNNNNNNNNNNNNNNNNNNNNNNNNNNNNNNNNNNNNNNNNNNNNNNNNNNNNNNNNNNNNNNNNNNNNNNNNNNNNNNNNNNNNNNNNNNNNNNNNNNNNNNNNNNNNNNNNNNNNNNNNNNNNNNNNNNNNNNNNNNNNNNNNNNNNNNNNNNNNNNNNNNNNNNNNNNNNNNNNNNNNNNNNNNNNNNNNNNNNNNNNNNNNNNNNNNNNNNNNNNNNNNNNNNNNNNNNNNNNNNNNNNNNNNNNNNNNNNNNNNNNNNNNNNNNNNNNNNNNNNNNNNNNNNNNNNNNNNNNNNNNNNNNNNNNNNNNNNNNNNNNNNNNNNNNNNNNNNNNNNNNNNNNNNNNNNNNNNNNNNNNNNNNNNNNaaaaaaaatacttaatttatatattatatatatatatatatatatataagctccTGCCGCGAAGAAAGCGAAGCTAGAAGAACCGACATTGAAGATCAAAAGGAGTTTGGAGTTTCTCTCCGTCAGAGAGGTGGTGCCTGATGCACCACAGTCGAGTTCCTCTGCTCTGCCCGAGATTTAGATTTGTATTTCTCTCCCCCTAAGGGTCTTTTCCTTTAGGGGATTTTCTGTGGTGTGTTTCTTTTCTGTTCTGTTGTTTGGTCTTACCACTCCTGGTGGTGCCTGCTTTTTTTGTGAGCCTTGGCTCTTGGGTTGTGCTCCTGTGCtttgttctttcttctttttaatgaacgtggtttatccactttttcaatatatatatatatatatatatatatatatatataaacaaacctagataatttttttaataatatagacAAACTAAtcccacaaatattttttttaatatcttaccGCTAGACTATTGTTACATAACACTTACATAAATCTGAAAACCccaatttattttagaaattcatttaaataataaaaataacatttaaagTGAGCTGTGTTGAGGCAGtcccaaggttgtcagacccggacctccccggccggttcaaccggaaaaaccgggaaccggccatgtggtcggctcgggtataccccattgacccgggtattaaaaaaccgggtgttaacccggtgacccgggcggttcaaccgggaaccggttgacccggcagTCAATCGAGTCactaatgtttaatttttttacattatttaataatttattattatttttctcattaaaaaaatcacaaaaaatcgtgtatatttattaatattaatttataatttataatcaataaataaaattacaatatatatatatatatatatatatatatataaacatcccaacaaaaattaacatttaaaaataaaatatattaatgtgttatgtaaatactttctaaaaatttaatttattaagaaaataaaacaataaatgagtgtaatttttattataaaaaaatataaaaattaaaagtattctaattaaataaaaaaatataagaaaaatttaaaacaaaaataaaaaaactcaattgagatataagaattagtgaattaaatttcttatttattttaacaaaatcaaccaataaacaaataaataaataacattgagagaagttcgataattatatattaatatattaaatttgtaaatatttaaaaaaatataaaaataaatgacataattagaaaactctattgtatataaggtcatttatcaatttaaatatcaaatttaagtaggtttttataatataattatagatttaatattatatttgtttattattaattattataatatttcttatatttaattattgaccccggttcaatctcggttcgacccggtcgaatccattgacccctgacccctggacttagccgggtcattgttcgggccgggtctgacaaccttggacAGTCCAGCTCCACTACCTACCTCACTCACCTCAAGACAAGTTCTCAATCAACATTAgggttaaaaatttattattaaaaaataaaaaataaacaactcaAACCCAAGGGCCAAGGCCAGACAAGCACACACCTGTCGCTGTTCACGGATCTCGTTCCCTAACCCACCACCCCCACGTATTCCCccatttttcctaattttttccCCCTcaaaaatttatatcaattaaaaacctcaaaataaataaattaaaataaaataaaaaattcgcATTCCTTTCGTCTTTATAAACCCCCACCTCCTCCCTCCCCAAACcacaaccaaaaccaaaaccaaaaccaaagcGAAAATTAGAAACTTCCAGAAAGatagagaaaaacaaagaaagaaagcttACCtcgcaagcaagcaagcaagcatgGTGGCCGGATTCCCTCGCTCTCTCTCCCTCCCCGGAACCCTCGCCGGAAAACCCCGCTCATCGGAGAAATCTCGCCATGTTCGCTCCACCAGCCTACCCTCCCCATCCAACCCTCTGATCTCTCATCTCGGTGACGAGATCCAAGCTCTCCGCGCCTCTCTCTCCCACCCCCACTCCTCCACCTCCATCTCCTCCACCCTCTCCCTCCTCGACCACCTCCTCTCCTCCCTCCAcgacctcctcctcctcccccaaTCCCAAGACTCCATCCGCCGCCCCAGATCCGCGTCATGGACCGATCACCTTCTCGACGACTCCCTCCGCCTCGCCGACGCCTTCGGCTCCTTCCGATCCGAGATCATCACCCTCAGAGACCACCAATCCGCCGCCCAGACCGCGATCCGGAGACGCGATGAGCCACGCCTCGCATCCAGCCTCCGATCCGTGAAGAAAACCGAGAAAGATCTAGTCCGTCTCGCATCAACCATCAGAGAAACCACCCGATCCGCGGCCGATCTCGCCGATGCGGAGCTCGCCGGGGTTGTTAGGGATGCGATGTTGGTAGTGGCCTCAGCATCGGAGTCGGTTCTATTGGGGGTGTCTTCAGTGTCGTCAGCTTCATCAGCGGTGAGGTCATTGTGGCGGTTAGCGTCTATGCCGGCGGCGCCGGCGgcgaagaagaaggagatggaggATGAGGAGTGGAGGAGAAGGGAGCTGGAGAGGATGGAGAGGATGGAGGAGTGGATGGCGGAGATGGAGACGAAGAGTGAAGGAGTGTTCAAGGGTTTGGTTAATATTAGAGTTTCACTGCTTAACATGATAACTCCttctttataataatatttatatttatatttatatatatatgaaaaattagaaaatatatgtatgaattatataaattgaggaaaaatatatttatgtgaAAGAGGATGAGTTGTATAATATTTTCCCATTTTGGGAAGGTTTTTTTGAAGTGGTATCATTGAacatggttttctttttcattttaattgtgTGTGTAGTttgataaaaattgataaattataattttattttattaaaaataatataattttagttATGAGAAGAAATTgtataatctaaaataaaataaaatgaggttaatatatatatatatatatatatatatatatattcgtcaACAACGATCATCA comes from Dioscorea cayenensis subsp. rotundata cultivar TDr96_F1 chromosome 15, TDr96_F1_v2_PseudoChromosome.rev07_lg8_w22 25.fasta, whole genome shotgun sequence and encodes:
- the LOC120277543 gene encoding uncharacterized protein LOC120277543, with amino-acid sequence MVAGFPRSLSLPGTLAGKPRSSEKSRHVRSTSLPSPSNPLISHLGDEIQALRASLSHPHSSTSISSTLSLLDHLLSSLHDLLLLPQSQDSIRRPRSASWTDHLLDDSLRLADAFGSFRSEIITLRDHQSAAQTAIRRRDEPRLASSLRSVKKTEKDLVRLASTIRETTRSAADLADAELAGVVRDAMLVVASASESVLLGVSSVSSASSAVRSLWRLASMPAAPAAKKKEMEDEEWRRRELERMERMEEWMAEMETKSEGVFKGLVNIRVSLLNMITPSL